From Spirosoma aerolatum, one genomic window encodes:
- a CDS encoding GH1 family beta-glucosidase, with the protein MLPHSTLQTDFDRHAFGPDFTWGTATAAYQIEGAVDRDGRTPSVWDIFSKQKGKIKTGETAEIACEFYDRYESDLLLHKELGFNAFRFSLSWPRILPDGIGPQAGGRINEAGIAFYDRLIDHCLSLGITPWITLYHWDLPHALEQKGGWPNRKIVDWFAEFTNICTLAFGHKVKHWIILNEPLAFSVLGYFTGQHAPGRRSFRNLLPAIHHTALVQAEGGRIVRQNVPDAHVGTTFSCSPIDPFTPRDQAAATRVDALMNRLFIEPALGLGYPTRELPFLSGIAKKVAQPGDMERLAFDFDFIGLQHYFRAVVEQSYFMPYLWAKDVSPLRRNVQTITEMGWEVNPETMYRIIRQFGQYEGVKQIYITESGAAFYDTVQQGMVHDPARVSYHQDYLKSTLRAKQEGFPVAGYFVWTFLDNFEWAEGYRPRFGLVYVDFRTQKRIIKSSGRWFQQFLND; encoded by the coding sequence GTGTTACCTCACTCAACGCTACAAACCGATTTTGACCGTCATGCCTTCGGCCCTGATTTTACCTGGGGTACTGCCACAGCCGCTTATCAGATTGAAGGGGCTGTTGACCGCGACGGACGCACCCCTTCAGTATGGGATATATTCAGCAAGCAGAAAGGAAAAATAAAAACCGGCGAAACCGCCGAGATTGCCTGCGAGTTTTACGACCGATACGAGTCCGATCTTTTACTTCATAAAGAGCTGGGATTTAATGCCTTTCGCTTTTCATTATCGTGGCCCCGAATTCTGCCCGATGGGATTGGCCCTCAGGCGGGGGGGCGTATCAACGAAGCGGGTATTGCCTTTTACGACCGACTGATCGACCACTGTCTATCGCTGGGCATAACCCCCTGGATTACGCTGTATCATTGGGATTTGCCCCATGCCCTCGAACAGAAAGGTGGCTGGCCGAACCGAAAGATTGTCGATTGGTTTGCCGAATTCACCAACATATGCACCCTGGCTTTCGGCCATAAGGTAAAACACTGGATTATTCTGAATGAGCCCCTGGCATTTTCGGTACTTGGCTATTTTACCGGGCAACACGCTCCAGGTCGGCGGAGTTTTCGGAATCTGTTGCCTGCTATTCATCATACGGCTCTGGTTCAGGCCGAAGGCGGTCGCATTGTCCGCCAAAATGTACCCGATGCGCATGTCGGCACCACCTTTTCCTGTTCGCCTATTGATCCGTTTACCCCACGCGATCAGGCAGCTGCCACGCGAGTCGATGCGCTCATGAACCGACTTTTCATCGAGCCAGCCCTTGGCCTGGGATACCCTACCAGGGAGTTACCGTTTTTAAGCGGCATTGCTAAAAAGGTTGCGCAACCCGGCGACATGGAAAGGCTGGCGTTCGACTTCGATTTTATCGGCCTTCAGCATTATTTCCGGGCGGTTGTCGAGCAGTCATATTTTATGCCCTATCTCTGGGCAAAAGATGTTTCGCCCCTCCGACGCAATGTGCAGACAATCACCGAGATGGGCTGGGAGGTAAATCCCGAGACTATGTACCGCATCATCCGCCAGTTTGGGCAGTACGAAGGAGTGAAACAAATCTACATTACCGAAAGTGGAGCGGCTTTCTACGATACAGTTCAGCAGGGCATGGTTCACGACCCGGCTCGCGTTAGTTATCATCAGGATTACCTGAAAAGTACCCTCAGAGCTAAGCAGGAAGGCTTTCCTGTAGCAGGCTATTTCGTCTGGACCTTTCTGGATAATTTTGAATGGGCCGAAGGCTATCGACCCCGTTTTGGCCTTGTTTATGTTGACTTTCGGACTCAGAAACGGAT
- a CDS encoding bile acid:sodium symporter family protein encodes MSSSSVNNLLARVGLDWFILALLGMIGLAKLWPEPGIQDGILSLSAIATYGVSFIFFFYGLRLNMDQLRAGLRNHRLHLVIHLTTFILFPAIVLPVRSLLMTPETSLLWLGIFYVAVLPSTVSSSVVMVSIAGGNLPAAIFNASISSLIGVFITPLWMSFLLTSTSGQYDLASVIGKLTVQVIVPVLLGLLLNKRLGWFANRYKTYLRYGDQLTILLIVYTSFSESFSLNLFANYSFSDLAWLSSLMLGLFFLVFGLVYLLGRLLNFSREDNITALFCGSKKSLVQGSVMAKVLFPATTAGVMLLPIMIYHALQLIIASILAQAMARQTTSSKVIQK; translated from the coding sequence ATGTCAAGTTCTTCGGTAAATAATCTGCTGGCCCGGGTTGGCCTCGACTGGTTTATTCTGGCCCTACTGGGCATGATCGGTCTAGCAAAACTCTGGCCTGAGCCCGGCATTCAGGATGGAATTTTGTCGCTTTCGGCCATTGCTACGTATGGCGTTTCGTTTATTTTCTTCTTCTACGGGCTTCGCCTGAACATGGATCAGTTGCGGGCGGGGTTACGTAATCATCGGCTGCATCTGGTGATCCACCTGACTACATTCATCCTGTTTCCGGCCATCGTCCTGCCTGTCCGTTCCCTGTTGATGACGCCCGAAACTTCCTTATTATGGCTGGGGATTTTTTATGTAGCCGTCCTGCCTTCCACCGTATCGTCGTCGGTTGTGATGGTATCCATTGCAGGGGGCAATCTTCCGGCAGCCATTTTCAATGCCAGCATTTCGAGTCTGATTGGGGTGTTTATAACGCCCCTCTGGATGAGTTTCCTGCTAACCAGCACCAGCGGACAGTATGATCTGGCGAGTGTCATTGGTAAATTGACCGTTCAGGTCATCGTACCCGTTCTACTTGGCCTTTTGCTTAACAAACGGTTGGGCTGGTTTGCTAACCGCTACAAAACCTATCTGCGCTATGGCGATCAGCTAACCATTCTGCTTATTGTGTATACCTCTTTCTCCGAATCGTTTTCTCTAAATCTATTTGCCAATTACTCATTCAGCGATCTGGCGTGGCTCTCGTCGCTGATGCTGGGCCTATTTTTTCTCGTCTTTGGGCTGGTGTATTTACTAGGCAGGTTGTTGAATTTCTCCCGGGAGGACAACATAACGGCCTTATTTTGTGGCTCAAAAAAATCGCTGGTGCAGGGCAGTGTCATGGCCAAAGTCCTGTTTCCGGCTACAACAGCCGGGGTTATGCTGCTACCGATTATGATTTATCATGCGCTCCAGCTTATCATAGCCAGCATACTAGCCCAGGCCATGGCCCGTCAGACGACAAGTTCGAAAGTCATTCAGAAGTAA
- a CDS encoding aldehyde dehydrogenase family protein — MTTPAPKFDVYTTIQSAFDAQRRHAPQQAQTTVEQRRERLRRIQSWITVHEKEIQQAMYTDFRKPSAEAMLGDLIPLHAEIRFAIRHLNQWIKPQPLPTPLPLIGTRSYIHHEAKGNILIISPWNYPVSLSIRPLVLALAAGNVVILKPSELTPHTSALLKQMISELFPPEEVLVIEGDATVSQALLDLPFNHIFFTGSPAVGRVVMAAAAKHLASVTLELGGKSPAIVDESANLTQAAEQLAWGKCLNAGQTCISPDYVLVHESVKTPFLNLLKERLQKMYSPDGQPIESSTSYARIINNRHFQRLKQTLDDALSKGATVTFGGKVNAAQNFMEPTVLENVTDAMQVMQEEIFGPILPVISFNNLDQALQTINRREKPLALYIHSRNRTHTRYILDHTSAGDTVVNDTMLQFSTIDLPFGGVNHSGIGKSNGIHGFQEFSNQRGVMYRDFGTMKFIYPPYTDTVKKLINYIVKLL; from the coding sequence ATGACCACCCCCGCTCCGAAATTTGATGTGTATACGACAATTCAGTCGGCTTTTGATGCACAACGTCGGCACGCTCCCCAACAGGCGCAAACCACCGTTGAACAGCGTCGTGAGCGACTCCGTCGTATTCAGTCCTGGATTACGGTTCATGAAAAGGAGATCCAGCAGGCCATGTACACTGATTTTCGGAAGCCTTCGGCCGAAGCTATGCTCGGAGACCTGATTCCTCTCCATGCCGAAATCAGGTTTGCTATCCGCCACTTGAATCAATGGATAAAACCGCAGCCACTGCCTACACCATTGCCCTTGATCGGAACGCGTAGCTATATTCATCATGAAGCCAAAGGGAATATCCTGATCATCTCTCCCTGGAATTATCCGGTTTCGTTGAGTATTCGCCCACTGGTACTAGCCCTTGCAGCTGGTAATGTAGTGATTCTGAAACCTTCTGAACTAACACCGCATACGTCTGCGCTACTCAAACAGATGATTAGTGAGTTGTTTCCGCCCGAAGAAGTTCTTGTTATCGAGGGTGATGCAACGGTATCACAGGCCCTGCTTGACCTGCCGTTTAACCATATCTTTTTCACCGGAAGCCCGGCTGTCGGGCGGGTTGTGATGGCGGCTGCGGCCAAACACTTAGCGTCAGTAACCCTCGAACTCGGTGGTAAGTCACCGGCCATTGTCGATGAATCCGCCAATCTAACCCAGGCGGCCGAACAACTTGCCTGGGGTAAATGCCTGAATGCGGGCCAAACCTGCATTTCACCCGACTATGTATTGGTTCATGAGTCGGTCAAAACGCCTTTTCTGAATTTGCTTAAAGAGCGATTGCAAAAGATGTATAGTCCAGATGGCCAGCCCATTGAATCATCCACTAGTTACGCTCGTATTATTAATAACCGCCATTTTCAACGGTTGAAACAAACGCTCGATGATGCGTTATCCAAAGGAGCTACGGTTACGTTTGGCGGGAAGGTCAATGCAGCTCAAAATTTCATGGAACCTACGGTACTGGAAAACGTGACAGATGCGATGCAGGTAATGCAGGAAGAAATTTTTGGCCCCATCCTTCCTGTTATTTCGTTCAACAACCTTGATCAGGCTCTACAAACGATCAACCGACGCGAAAAACCACTGGCACTTTATATTCACAGCCGAAACCGAACCCATACACGCTACATTTTGGATCATACATCGGCTGGTGATACGGTCGTAAATGATACGATGCTTCAGTTTTCAACCATCGACCTGCCATTCGGGGGGGTCAATCACAGTGGCATCGGTAAGTCGAATGGAATTCACGGATTTCAGGAATTTTCGAATCAACGGGGGGTGATGTACCGTGATTTCGGAACGATGAAATTCATCTATCCGCCATATACCGACACGGTAAAAAAACTCATCAATTATATAGTGAAGCTGTTGTAA
- a CDS encoding helix-turn-helix domain-containing protein, producing the protein MSLVSDNIRYLRKLNGLTQEQFSRKINIKRSLLGAYEEGRANPNQQNMQAIARAFNTTVELLTRQDLRKIRETPNLSIPLGQSAKPIDSRPSTIRTDGKLDADENDPFQHPDFPDIFAQPSSSVPEPQPLSSVLNKYYKTQEEPRRTTDHTMPGPPVITSPIRPDQSRQSASFQPVTPSARSVSPPAQPSVDELFGQPSGPRPTMPNSRPEEPLTFNNVYKESFGSTQPAAAPQAIAPSIPVVVQRLFGEYKQRYQQPDFIYRLPAMHLPTLPEGHYRAFEAGDDFVFPGALLVGRFIRNWFDIADGKQYVLLVAQPSSGSGICCRRVYNQVKIKGTLLLTADRADIPNQEIALKDVLEVWEICAFVSQTMPPPPPNTDRLRQLIDEMRFEVERL; encoded by the coding sequence ATGTCGCTCGTTAGTGATAATATCCGCTACCTACGTAAGCTCAATGGGTTGACGCAGGAGCAGTTCTCCCGAAAGATTAATATTAAGCGTTCATTATTAGGGGCTTACGAGGAAGGTCGTGCCAACCCGAATCAGCAGAATATGCAGGCAATTGCCAGAGCCTTCAATACAACCGTTGAATTGTTGACGCGGCAGGATTTACGGAAAATCCGCGAAACCCCTAATCTGAGTATACCACTTGGGCAATCAGCCAAACCAATCGATTCACGACCATCGACTATTCGTACCGACGGAAAGCTTGATGCGGATGAAAACGACCCATTTCAACATCCCGATTTCCCGGATATTTTTGCCCAGCCATCTTCTTCGGTACCTGAACCTCAGCCACTGTCGTCGGTGCTGAATAAATATTACAAAACGCAGGAAGAACCCCGCCGAACAACCGACCATACTATGCCGGGGCCGCCGGTGATTACCTCGCCCATCCGGCCGGACCAGTCGCGGCAATCGGCTTCATTTCAGCCTGTAACGCCAAGTGCTCGGTCAGTTAGTCCGCCCGCCCAACCTTCTGTTGATGAGTTGTTTGGCCAGCCTTCGGGGCCGCGGCCTACCATGCCCAATTCCCGGCCGGAGGAGCCATTGACCTTTAATAACGTATATAAGGAATCGTTTGGGTCGACACAGCCGGCGGCTGCCCCCCAAGCCATCGCTCCCAGTATTCCAGTGGTTGTGCAACGGCTGTTTGGAGAGTACAAACAGCGGTATCAGCAACCCGATTTCATCTATCGGTTGCCCGCCATGCACCTGCCCACCTTGCCCGAAGGCCATTACCGGGCTTTTGAGGCTGGGGATGATTTCGTATTTCCCGGAGCCTTGCTGGTAGGGCGGTTTATTCGAAACTGGTTCGATATTGCCGATGGGAAACAATATGTGCTGTTGGTTGCGCAACCTTCGTCTGGGTCGGGGATTTGCTGCCGTCGTGTATACAATCAGGTGAAGATAAAAGGGACACTATTACTGACTGCCGACCGGGCTGATATTCCTAATCAGGAAATTGCCTTGAAGGATGTGCTGGAAGTCTGGGAAATCTGCGCTTTTGTTAGTCAGACCATGCCGCCACCACCGCCCAATACGGATCGACTTCGTCAATTGATCGACGAGATGCGATTCGAAGTGGAGCGGCTTTGA
- the truA gene encoding tRNA pseudouridine(38-40) synthase TruA: MRYFLQLAYRGTNYHGWQRQPNGVSVQEVLEKALSTVFRKPISIVGSGRTDTGVHAREQFAHFETDDALPPHLLRSLNSLIPPDIAVYDCFPVRADDHARYTATFRYYQYQIIRRKDPFQEGLAYVFTPLLAVDQMDEAAAILLNHTDFESFSKVKTDVRTFNCQIDWAYWEQKTNGDLVFHIRANRFLHGMVRAIVGTLLAVGQGRLLVADVERIILARDRRQAGRAAPAEGLSLVQVGYPAEVFGKKGLRS; this comes from the coding sequence ATGCGTTATTTCCTTCAACTGGCTTATCGAGGAACGAACTACCACGGATGGCAACGTCAACCGAATGGGGTAAGCGTTCAGGAAGTGCTTGAAAAAGCGCTCTCGACTGTATTCCGAAAACCCATATCGATTGTCGGGAGTGGCCGAACCGATACGGGCGTACATGCCCGTGAGCAATTTGCCCATTTTGAAACCGACGATGCGTTGCCACCGCATTTACTACGTTCGTTAAACAGCCTTATTCCACCTGATATAGCTGTTTATGATTGTTTTCCGGTTCGAGCCGACGATCATGCTCGATACACGGCTACGTTTCGGTATTATCAGTACCAGATCATCCGGCGGAAAGACCCATTTCAGGAGGGGCTTGCCTACGTGTTTACGCCGTTACTGGCTGTAGACCAGATGGACGAAGCTGCGGCTATTTTATTGAATCACACCGATTTCGAGAGCTTTAGTAAAGTAAAAACCGATGTCAGAACGTTCAACTGTCAGATCGACTGGGCGTATTGGGAGCAAAAGACAAATGGTGATTTAGTATTTCATATTCGGGCTAATCGCTTTTTACATGGTATGGTACGAGCGATTGTTGGAACATTGCTGGCTGTAGGGCAGGGGCGGCTCCTCGTCGCTGATGTTGAACGAATCATCCTGGCCCGCGACCGAAGACAGGCTGGTCGTGCTGCTCCTGCTGAGGGGCTATCATTGGTGCAGGTTGGCTATCCGGCCGAGGTGTTTGGTAAAAAAGGATTGAGGAGTTAG
- a CDS encoding nucleotidyltransferase family protein, translating into MGGEPKQLLIYKGQTLIRRITESALALQRGPVVVVLGARREQIIPELAGLPITVIDNPGWSTGQASSLKTGLAALYLTHKDIDGVLVLHTDQPLVSMGLLLHMLEVRNESGKGIIACRYGTQIGVPAIFNRDYITELLQLEGDKSLQWIIVRHRDDCAEVPFEAGAIDLNTKRDIELFQQAQLEAQ; encoded by the coding sequence ATGGGGGGCGAACCCAAACAACTGCTTATCTATAAAGGGCAGACCCTGATTCGGCGGATTACCGAGAGTGCGCTAGCTTTACAACGTGGCCCTGTGGTGGTGGTACTGGGAGCCAGGCGCGAGCAAATTATACCGGAGCTGGCAGGCTTACCCATCACCGTTATCGATAACCCCGGCTGGTCTACAGGTCAGGCATCGTCGCTCAAAACGGGGTTGGCGGCCCTCTATCTGACGCATAAAGATATTGATGGGGTGTTGGTCTTGCATACCGATCAGCCATTGGTATCGATGGGGTTGTTATTGCATATGCTGGAGGTGCGGAATGAGTCGGGCAAAGGAATTATCGCCTGCCGATATGGTACCCAAATCGGGGTTCCTGCCATTTTTAATCGGGACTATATTACGGAATTGCTTCAGTTGGAAGGGGATAAAAGCCTGCAATGGATCATTGTTCGGCATCGTGATGATTGTGCCGAAGTGCCGTTTGAGGCCGGAGCTATTGACTTGAACACCAAGCGTGATATCGAACTGTTTCAACAGGCACAGCTGGAAGCGCAATAA
- a CDS encoding DinB family protein codes for MQKLTTIQDLQTRLSTILQTVDREFAPLSDEQLRWKPAPDRWSIVECLQHLNLAERFYIRNIQHKVDKLGLVQAMPTDQTLQSDWVGKALLFAVDPQVKLKLPAPGVVRPRTAADLIPADVLGQFMELQTLLHSLLNKAGYLDWNREKVMTLFGNWVKIRLGDAFLMLVAHTERHLKQAMRVKAEMGTFAQSN; via the coding sequence ATGCAAAAACTTACGACAATTCAAGATCTTCAGACGCGTCTTTCGACGATCCTGCAAACGGTGGATCGGGAATTTGCTCCTCTTTCCGACGAGCAGCTTCGCTGGAAACCAGCGCCAGATCGCTGGAGTATTGTTGAATGCCTTCAGCACCTGAATCTGGCCGAGCGCTTCTACATTCGGAATATCCAGCATAAAGTGGACAAACTGGGATTGGTTCAGGCAATGCCAACCGATCAGACCCTACAAAGCGATTGGGTTGGGAAGGCGCTGTTGTTTGCGGTAGACCCACAGGTAAAACTGAAACTGCCTGCTCCTGGTGTGGTACGTCCCCGAACAGCGGCTGACCTGATTCCGGCTGATGTACTCGGGCAATTTATGGAATTACAAACCTTACTGCATAGTCTGCTAAATAAAGCTGGTTACCTCGACTGGAATCGGGAAAAAGTCATGACCCTATTTGGAAACTGGGTCAAGATTCGGCTGGGCGACGCGTTCCTAATGTTAGTAGCTCATACCGAACGGCATCTGAAACAAGCTATGCGGGTTAAAGCAGAAATGGGTACTTTTGCTCAGTCTAACTGA
- a CDS encoding glycoside hydrolase family 65 protein produces MKHYLTQDPWNIIEESFHRDYNEITESLMSIGNGRLGQRGNFEEKFTGKTLQGNYVAGVYYPDKTRVGWWKNGYPEYFAKVLNAANWIGIDIDIEYETLDLAHCEVRDFRRVLNMQEGFLERSFIARLKSGKEIQVVAKRFCSIVDDESGAIRYAIKPLNFDAKITITPYIDGDIRNRDANYDETFWDEVRKETGYGEAYIELRTRKTGFHVATGMCVEIEQDGVRVDYQSQPIKYEKYVANRITLDCRQGQETVIYKYGVNLSSLNYDSDTILKDARQYIQRIMRKGFDKMLFEQKQAWADKWKMADIVIEGDIAAQQGIRFNIFQLNQTYTGEDERLNIGPKGFTGEKYGGSTYWDTEAYCLPFYLATADQKVARNLLVYRYKQLGKAIENAQKLGFRAGAALYPMVTMNGEECHNEWEITFEEIHRNGAIAYAIYDYVRYTGDEQYLVEYGLEVLIAISRFWSQRVNWSKAKEKYVMLGVTGPNEYENNVNNNWYTNYIAAWTLRYTSESVAKVKGLDPAKYAELIDRIHFREEKELATARQIIDKMYLPSDEALGVFLQQEGFLDKDLMPVTDIPKGQRPINQNWSWDRILRSCFIKQADVLQGIYFFEDEFDTDTLRRNFEFYEPMTVHESSLSPCVHSILAAKLGLKDKAYEMYLRTARLDLDDYNNDTEDGCHITSMAGTWLAVVKGFGGLRVEKQQLLLNPYCPDKWTAFSFKIRFREALLEVTTTQADVTVQNFSAGPITLHVLGKEIVVKPESKKTVATKAGA; encoded by the coding sequence ATGAAACACTATTTGACCCAAGACCCCTGGAACATTATTGAAGAGAGTTTTCACCGTGACTATAACGAAATAACCGAGAGCCTGATGTCGATCGGGAATGGTCGATTAGGGCAGCGGGGCAACTTTGAAGAGAAATTTACCGGAAAAACCTTGCAGGGTAATTATGTAGCCGGGGTATATTATCCTGATAAAACCCGCGTAGGCTGGTGGAAAAACGGCTACCCCGAATACTTTGCCAAAGTGTTGAACGCTGCCAATTGGATTGGTATCGACATCGATATTGAGTATGAAACCCTTGATCTGGCCCATTGCGAGGTCCGTGATTTCCGGCGGGTGCTGAATATGCAGGAAGGTTTCCTGGAGCGTTCGTTTATCGCCAGGCTGAAAAGTGGTAAGGAAATACAAGTTGTGGCCAAGCGATTCTGTTCCATCGTCGATGATGAATCGGGCGCCATTCGGTATGCCATAAAACCGCTGAACTTCGACGCCAAAATCACCATAACTCCCTATATCGACGGCGATATCCGCAACCGCGACGCCAACTATGACGAAACCTTTTGGGATGAGGTCCGCAAGGAAACGGGCTATGGTGAAGCCTACATCGAACTTCGGACACGCAAAACAGGCTTTCATGTGGCTACGGGTATGTGCGTCGAGATTGAGCAGGACGGCGTACGGGTCGATTATCAGTCGCAGCCGATCAAGTATGAAAAGTACGTAGCCAACCGAATCACGCTCGACTGTCGGCAGGGGCAGGAAACGGTCATTTATAAATATGGCGTTAACCTATCGTCGCTGAACTACGATTCGGATACGATTCTTAAAGATGCCCGGCAGTATATCCAGCGAATTATGCGCAAGGGCTTCGATAAAATGCTGTTTGAGCAAAAGCAGGCCTGGGCCGATAAGTGGAAAATGGCTGATATCGTTATTGAAGGCGATATTGCCGCGCAGCAAGGTATCCGGTTCAATATTTTTCAGTTGAATCAGACCTACACCGGCGAAGACGAACGGCTTAATATTGGCCCGAAAGGCTTCACGGGTGAAAAATACGGAGGGTCAACCTATTGGGACACCGAAGCGTACTGTTTACCCTTCTACCTCGCCACTGCCGATCAGAAAGTGGCCAGAAATCTGCTCGTCTATCGGTATAAGCAATTGGGTAAAGCCATCGAAAACGCCCAGAAACTAGGGTTTCGGGCAGGGGCGGCATTGTATCCGATGGTGACCATGAACGGTGAAGAATGCCATAATGAATGGGAAATTACGTTTGAGGAAATACACCGGAATGGGGCCATTGCCTACGCCATCTACGACTATGTTCGGTACACGGGTGATGAGCAGTATCTGGTTGAGTATGGGCTGGAAGTCCTGATTGCCATCAGTCGGTTCTGGAGCCAGCGCGTCAACTGGTCGAAGGCTAAAGAAAAGTACGTAATGTTGGGCGTGACGGGGCCGAATGAATACGAAAACAACGTCAACAACAACTGGTACACCAACTACATTGCCGCCTGGACGCTCCGGTATACCTCCGAATCGGTTGCCAAAGTAAAGGGGCTGGACCCTGCGAAATATGCCGAGCTAATCGACCGGATTCATTTTCGCGAAGAGAAAGAGCTGGCAACCGCCCGGCAGATTATCGATAAGATGTACCTGCCGTCTGATGAAGCACTGGGCGTGTTTTTGCAACAGGAAGGGTTTCTGGATAAGGACCTGATGCCCGTGACGGATATTCCGAAAGGGCAGCGTCCGATCAACCAGAACTGGTCGTGGGACCGAATCCTGCGGTCATGTTTCATCAAACAGGCCGATGTGCTGCAGGGGATCTACTTCTTTGAAGATGAATTCGATACGGATACCCTCCGACGTAATTTTGAGTTTTACGAACCCATGACGGTGCATGAATCGTCACTTTCGCCCTGCGTTCACAGCATTTTAGCCGCAAAGCTGGGTCTAAAAGATAAAGCGTACGAAATGTACCTACGCACCGCCCGACTCGACCTGGACGATTATAACAATGATACGGAAGATGGCTGCCACATTACGAGTATGGCCGGAACCTGGCTGGCTGTGGTGAAAGGATTCGGTGGGTTACGGGTCGAAAAGCAGCAATTGTTATTGAACCCGTATTGTCCCGATAAGTGGACCGCTTTCTCGTTTAAGATTCGATTCCGTGAAGCATTGCTGGAGGTGACGACCACACAGGCCGATGTAACGGTGCAAAATTTTTCTGCCGGACCAATAACGCTTCACGTGCTTGGAAAAGAGATTGTGGTGAAACCAGAGAGCAAAAAAACAGTTGCAACTAAAGCAGGGGCTTAG
- a CDS encoding sensor histidine kinase — MTFTTWNLLFTGMVSSILLLNIVQWGIYRERLYGLYTLYMLAWLVYFSLRVAEIYHYVSNSTWYFVRVAAPMFAYFVYFDFANALIQIRDRLPGLFRWFTFAKGLILAYVVLMGLLCFVVDEWYPTLYDTAHTLMRLFMIGLAGYGVWRISRLNGIVPKYVALGSGFILAGGAASMLLTAVGVKMKTPDSFLDAPLTYFEFGILAELICFTLILGYRQRRAAIKSAIVEQRLAREREQLQRQRLESELITEKLQQQMSAVQMMALQSQLNPHFLFNSLNTLSSLIADDPQQAERFVDEMSSVYRYLLRNNGSELTTLQTELGFVESYYHLLKTRYGAGINLNTTVDERFLQYKLPPLTLQLLLENAVKHNIVSADRPLLIQLVTNQDGWLQVSNTLQRKSASRVNSTQKGLLNILSKYQLLGQKTPTVEETATDFVVALPLIR, encoded by the coding sequence ATGACATTTACCACCTGGAATCTGCTGTTTACGGGTATGGTCAGCTCGATTTTGTTGCTGAACATCGTGCAGTGGGGCATTTACCGCGAGCGTCTCTATGGCCTTTACACGCTGTATATGCTGGCTTGGTTGGTGTATTTTAGTTTGCGGGTGGCTGAGATTTATCACTACGTTTCGAATAGTACCTGGTATTTTGTGCGGGTTGCTGCGCCCATGTTCGCCTATTTTGTTTACTTCGATTTTGCGAACGCGCTGATTCAGATACGCGACCGATTGCCGGGGTTGTTTCGGTGGTTTACGTTCGCCAAAGGGCTCATTCTGGCCTATGTCGTATTGATGGGGTTGCTTTGCTTTGTTGTCGATGAATGGTATCCGACTCTGTACGACACGGCCCATACGTTGATGCGGCTATTCATGATTGGTCTGGCAGGTTATGGCGTCTGGCGGATCAGTCGACTGAATGGCATCGTACCCAAGTATGTAGCGCTAGGCTCCGGGTTTATTCTGGCTGGCGGGGCCGCTTCGATGCTGCTGACAGCAGTCGGGGTGAAGATGAAAACGCCGGATTCATTTCTGGATGCACCACTTACCTACTTTGAGTTTGGCATACTGGCCGAGCTTATCTGCTTTACATTGATTTTAGGTTATCGGCAGCGGAGGGCGGCTATAAAAAGCGCTATCGTGGAGCAGCGATTGGCTCGCGAACGCGAACAGCTGCAACGACAACGGCTGGAATCGGAACTGATAACCGAAAAACTCCAGCAGCAAATGTCGGCGGTGCAGATGATGGCCTTACAGTCTCAGCTTAATCCACATTTCTTATTCAATAGTCTCAATACCCTGTCGTCGCTGATTGCCGATGATCCACAACAGGCAGAACGATTTGTGGATGAAATGTCGAGTGTGTATCGATACCTGTTGCGTAATAATGGGAGTGAACTGACCACGCTGCAAACCGAACTGGGCTTTGTGGAGTCGTATTATCACCTGCTTAAAACCCGGTATGGCGCTGGCATAAACCTGAATACAACCGTCGACGAGCGCTTTTTGCAGTATAAGCTTCCTCCCTTAACGCTTCAGTTGCTGCTCGAAAATGCGGTAAAACATAACATCGTTTCGGCTGATCGGCCTTTGTTAATTCAGTTGGTAACCAACCAGGATGGGTGGTTACAGGTAAGCAATACCCTTCAGCGTAAATCGGCAAGCCGGGTCAACTCAACTCAGAAAGGGTTATTGAATATTCTGTCGAAATACCAGCTTCTGGGGCAAAAGACCCCAACGGTAGAGGAAACGGCAACCGATTTTGTCGTTGCCCTTCCGTTGATCAGATAA